The nucleotide sequence TTATTGGTTTAGCGTTTTACTGTATTATTATCCTGCTATCGATGACCTTCATGTTAACCCCTCAAGCTCAGGGGAGTAAACAGGAGACAAGTGCTTAGTTATTTCGTCACCAAATGATGTTATTCCGCGAAATATAATGACCCTCTTGATAACCCAAGAGGGCATTTTTTACGATAAAGAAGATTTAGCTTCAAATAAAACCTATCTATTTTATTTATCTTTCAAGCTCAATAAAAAGCCGCGGTAAATAGCAATAAATTGGCCTTTTTTATCGGCAAGCTCTTTTAGGTTTTTCGCATGTATTGCGATATGCATAAACCAGCCATTGAGTAAGTTTTTAAGCACATCATCATCATAAGCTTTAAGTTGGTTCTCTTGGATCAATTTGCTGACAATGGCGTTTACCTTACCAGTAATGTATTCAAGGCTAATTTTTTCAAGTTCATTCCAACCAATGATAGGCATCACTTCTTGGATAGGGATAAGGTTTTTATTATTATCAATAATATAATCAAGATAATGTTCAAATATACTTTCTAAGGCAGACCAACCATTTGTTAAATCAGTTTTTGTTGTGATGTAGGCATCAATCATAATTAATTGCTGCTTATAACAGGCACTGAGTAATTGTTTTTTATTTTTAAAGTGATGATAAAAGGCACCTTTGGTCACCAACGCTTTTCCCGAGATCTCATCTATTGAAACAGCTTGATAGCCTTTTTCAACAAACAATATTCGTGCTGAGTTAACCAGTGATTGATAGGTACTCTTAAAATTTTCTTGTTGATGATTTTTATTTTCCATGATAGATTTAAAATAACATACCGTCAGTATGTTTATGGTATCATGATGATGTGGTCGTGACAATCTTAAGAACATTTAGGTTATTTTATGTATATTGAACAGCATTCTCGCTATCAAAATAAAGCTAATAACATCCAATTAAGATATGATGATAAGCAGTTTCATACAACGGTTATCAAAGATGTTCTATTATGGATTGAACATAATTTAGATCAGTCTTTACTGCTTGATGATGTGGCGAATAAAGCGGGTTATACCAAGTGGTATTTTCAGCGGCTGTTCAAAAAAGTAACAGGGGTCACACTGGCTAGCTATATTCGTGCTCGTCGTTTGACGAAAGCGGCTGTTGAGTTGAGGTTGACGAAAAAAACTATCCTTGAGATCGCATTAAAATATCAATTTGATTCCCAACAATCTTTTACACGTCGATTTAAGTACATTTTTAAGGTTACACCAAGTTATTATCGGCGTAATAAA is from Proteus sp. ZN5 and encodes:
- the tetC gene encoding tetracyline resistance-associated transcriptional repressor TetC, giving the protein MENKNHQQENFKSTYQSLVNSARILFVEKGYQAVSIDEISGKALVTKGAFYHHFKNKKQLLSACYKQQLIMIDAYITTKTDLTNGWSALESIFEHYLDYIIDNNKNLIPIQEVMPIIGWNELEKISLEYITGKVNAIVSKLIQENQLKAYDDDVLKNLLNGWFMHIAIHAKNLKELADKKGQFIAIYRGFLLSLKDK
- a CDS encoding helix-turn-helix domain-containing protein, encoding MYIEQHSRYQNKANNIQLRYDDKQFHTTVIKDVLLWIEHNLDQSLLLDDVANKAGYTKWYFQRLFKKVTGVTLASYIRARRLTKAAVELRLTKKTILEIALKYQFDSQQSFTRRFKYIFKVTPSYYRRNKLWELEAMH